From the genome of Cytophagales bacterium WSM2-2:
GTTCGAAATCGGCTGAGCTTACCGACGAAGAGAAGAGAAAAATGCAAAAACTCCTGATTGTGGTGCTGAAAACGATCCCGACATTTGTTATCATTTCCCTTCCTCAGAAATTTCTGACGCTACCGATGTTGTTGAAAATTCTCCCGGCTAACTTCTTCTCTGAAGTCAACACACGATAAATTACTCTGCTTCCTTGGCCTCTTCTTTCTGAGGCACGACTACAGACAGAATAATGGAGAATGTGAGTGTCACGATAATCACCGTAAAAGAAAGAGTCGGGCTCAATTCGTAATGGATAATCTCCAGAAGCATTTTGGATCCGATGAAGAACAAAATGATGGAAAGCCCTTTTTGCAAGAGATAGAATTTGTCGATGATGCCTGCCAGCAGGAAGAACATTGCCCTCAATCCCATTACTGCAAAAATATTGGAAGTATAAATCAGAAATTCGTTTTGAGTGATAGCAAAGGCAGCCGGAATCGAATCCATTGCAAAAAGAAGGTCGGTAGTTTCAATCAAGGCCACGACCAAAAAAAGCGGAGTGAATACCAACATATTGTTGATCCTTCCAAAAAATTTGCCCCCCATTTCATCATCAGTCATGGGAAGGTATTTTCTGCAAAGTCGAACGATTATATTTTTTTCAGGGTCAATTTTTTCGTCACTATCCTCGAAGTAGATTTTTATACCTGAATAGATCAGGAATACTCCGAAGACGTAGAGGAGCCACTCGAGTTCTGCGATCGCAATAGCGCCAACGAAAATGAAAATCCCGCGAAAGACCACAGCTCCGAGAATACCCCAAAACAAAATCGTGTGATAATATTCCTCCTTAACACTGAAGTATTTCAGGATCAGCAGGATTACAAAAATGTTATCAACTGACAAGGCATATTCGGTCAGATAGGCAGAGAAAAACTCGATGGAAGAATCAAATCCACCCTCATCAAAGTAGTAGACCAGGTATCCAAAGATGGAACTTACAATTACCCAGAAAATAGATTGATAAAGTGCGGAGCGTGTTGAAATCCGGTGTGCCTTCCGGTTGAAAAAGCCCAAATCAGCTACCAGAAATAGGAATATGACCAGTGCAAATACTCCAAAGAGGATCGTCTCGGTCTGACTATTATTTCGAAACAGCGAGAAAAGGAGTATGCCCATGTTAATTAAAGACAAAAATAAACGCTAAATCTACAAATATTATTTAATCGCAAAGCTACCTATCACTTAATTCATAATTTACTAAAACAGACTCTAAAATGAAGCAATAACTTTACGGAAGAGGTAGTCCAATTCATCATTTACGAGCATCTGAAAGCGTAAGGATTCCTTCATTCTTTGATTGAAAGGACAACGGTCTTTTTGGTCATCCGAATTCCCACCGCCTGATTGAACTCCAGTGAGCCATCGGGACGCTCTTTCATTAGAGGTTTGGAGTACAACAGTGAATCGTTTCCCATTTTCTGAATATTATCACCCGGATCAGTTCCAGCAGATGTATAAGCCTCCACAATTCTCTTCTCAACACCCCGCAAATTAGAGTTACCTGAGTTCATGAATACGATTTGCACCTGAAAAGCTTTTTCAACAGAGTCCAGAAGGACCTGACTGTTACCACGCTTGTTCAAAATACCAGCAATATTTCGTGCGTAAGCGAATGCTGCTTCAGTCAACTCAGCATCAGAAATTTTTTTGATGGATTTGGCCGCCATGTTTTCCCGGATTTTCTTTCGCTGATCGCTGGAAAGCGACCCTCCACAGGAAAGACAGAAGAAAATGAGCGTAATCGTCCAAAGCCTCATCCCGCAAAAGTAAACGATTGCGACTGCTTCGCCAGAGTGTTAAAGAATTAAATCTTTGGTGCAAACCAGAGAAATCCAGCGGCAACTAAAAAGATCAAATAGAAAACAAGAAGTGGTATTGGACTCTTCTCAGGGAAGCTTGCTGCTGGACTTTCGGAGCCATCGTTTTGTCGCAAACTGGTTTGCTGTATTTGCCTCACCACACGAAGCGATTTCCAAGCTGAATAGTCGGACACGAAATAGTTTAAAATCGTGGAATCGCTTGCACTAAATCGGTGCCATCCGGGTGTGCCAGGCCAGCCTTTACCTTTCCAGAAGTCGTCAACAACTACATCTTCCTGCAGTGGGAGTTTTGCTTTGCCGGAAAGAACACTGGGTTTTTCTCCGGAAGAAATAACACTGAGTTCAACGGGTTCATTGGCAAAATACGGGAAGCGTGAGTTTAGGCTTAGTTCGAATTTCCTGTTTGCAGCACGTGCTAGTTTTTCAATTAGCGAAGACCAGATGAAAGCATAGTCGTCGGTGCTGCCTTCCAGTCCTACACGGTAAGTCTCACGCAATAACTGGAAACCGATTTTCCCAGCTCCGGAAAACTGATATCCTGTCAAAATCCGGTTGTCATTCCTTAACACAGGGGATACTGATGATTGATCACCAACTTCCAAGGCTGCTGCCGGCAGAACGTAAAATTTGTCCGCTAGTTTAATGTGTGCGGTGTCGGTGGTGATTGCTTTTGTCTTTATTGAAAAAAAACTGTCTTTACTGGGAGTATCTTCTATAAACAGCAGTAATCCAAGTCCGTTAAAAATGGAATTCCGTAGAATCGTTTTTTCGCCTTGACTGAGTTCAGCAAATGATCGGGTGTCCAGGAAAATTAAGTCAAACGAATCGAGCAACTCTGAAGAAAGCCGGCTCAATTGTACTCTCGGCATATTGGAAAACTCTTCGTTGAAATTACTTTTTGAAGTTTGCGTCCTTACGGCAACAGCATGGCCACGACTCGTGAGATAGTTTTTTAAGTAACGGACCTCAGCACTCGGAAATTTTTGAACAAATAATATTTTCAATGTGCGCTCAGGTGTTACTTCAATGGGGAGTTTTTCAGAAAATGAACCTGAACTGTTTTTTGAAATCAGCGAATAGAGAAACAATCCCGGCTGCTTAGAATGAAATGAAAGTCTGAATGTGTTTAATCCCGGATTTATTTTTACAGAATCTTCAGCTTCCGCGGGTCCCATCAATTTCAATTTGACAGGCTCACTTGCGTTGAAAACACCGGTCACAAAATTTCGCTGGTGCATCCGGACTTTTGCCGGCATAAAAAGCTGTACGATGCCTTTCGGAAGATCACATGGGAAAAAAGTGTAGCTACTGCTCAGTAAGTCCAAAGAAGAGGATGACAATCCTTCGCCCAGGAGGTATTGAATATTCTTACCCGGCAGTTCATGGCTTAAAACCACTTGCGATGAGGGATATTCTTCGGCAGAGTTCAATCGGAGAACCTGCAACTGCGGATTTTTCTGTAGCAAACTATCCGCTTTTGGTTTACTGAATCCTGGTGTGAGGAGCATAAAACCTTTGCCCTTCATCTCTCCGCGGAGTGAAGGCCGAAGCAAAATTCCTAACACAGAAATAAAGACTAATGTTAAAGAGGCCAGGCGAAGCAAGAGCAGTTTCTGTCTGCGTTTTACTTCCAGCCAAAAGAAAACACCAAATGGAAGACAAAGCAAAGCGATCACCCAGGAAGAAAACAACGGATCAAAACTCATGAGCTACTTTTCGAGGCTTTGCAAAAATTTTTGATTCAAAGAATGCCTTGCACCCTGCTGCCGTGAAGGAGACAATGATTCGTCAGGCAATGCCAACCAAAGTGTTTTTCTTAACACTTGAAGCGCAACAGAATCAACAGTTGATTGATCTGAAAGCGTCTTCAAAATGGACAGGCCTTTGAGATAAATCAACGGCTGTTCGACCGCTAATGCTGCCAGCTCCTGGCCGGCTTTAGCGAAGGTCCTTTGGTTTTGAGATGAAACGGTCTTTGCATTTTCGGCTAATAATTTTTCTGTTAGGGTAAGCGCCTCGTGAATAGCCGGATATTTATTTTCTGACTTGGACGCATTTATGTTGCTCCTGGTTTTTACTTCAGATAAATCAGCAGTTAATCTTCTTTCTTCTTTGATAGGAGGAGGATCAAACCCTGACCGGTGAACGTAGATACGAGAGTCGTTGCTGATTTCTTTTAACAGGTTCAGTGCCCGGTATTGGTAAGGCAAAGATTTTTCAGGTTGGTATAATCGGAGGTAAAGTTCTGCATCCCACATTTCGGTCACGGCAGCTTTTAGTTTTGTCTTGATTGATTGAATAAAAAAAGTTGCCTCTTCCGTGTCGTCATGATTGTGTGTAAATGCCTTGAGTGGATCTTCTTTCTCCTCATCGTTGCCTTCTGCTTTGTGATCGTGCTTCTGGCTTTTCTGGTCTACCAGGTTGTGCTCATTTTTTGTGTCGTGTTGATGCCCTAATTGTTTCGTGACATCTTTTTCTTTCCCATCTTCCTCTTCATCATGTTCGTCACCTTCGGGAACTCCGATGCCAGCCTCGTCTTCCAGACCAAGAAACTGTCCGTAGCGAAGTCGCAATGTTTTTTGATCAAAGCCCAACTCATTGCTAATGGAATTAAATTCCTTCTTTGATAATCGTGGCTTGTCACGCAGCAACTTTTCCGTATCAATGATAATCTGCCGCTGACTGCGGAAATATTCAGGCATGAGATCCACTCCAAGGCCTGAATCGACAGAAGCAACTTCTGTTGCCGTATCCTGAACCGCAATGAAGAATGTCTCCGTACGATTGTGATTGACAGCGGGCGCTTTGTTGTCCCAGGCTTCTACATAAAAATAAAGCTCATCGCCCGGATCGAGCCCCAATTTTTTCAAATTGAGAATCGTTGTGGCTTCTATTTTTTTGCCTGTAATGCTCGTTGGTGACGCGAATCTCAACTTCTCCTCCCGAAACTTCACGCCTTCTCCGCTTCCTTTGCTCACCGTGGCAATGATTTGTGCATCTGTCAGGCCGTAATCATCACTGAGATCCGATTTAACCTGAACATCCATTCGATCGGAGAATTTCAGTTTAGTGAACTGGTCAAGATTTTTAACTAAAATTTTGGGCGCCTGATCCTTGACAACCTCAATTTTATAAAAATCAGAATGATACGTTTTGCCTCGATCAGCCCATTGCAATTGATAAAAACCGGATTCAGTAATCGTTCTGGTAATAGTGTAGTTTGAATCATCGCTCTTCTGAAGTTGGACCGAGTCTCTTCCGGAGAAGAATATTTTTGCAGCACCCGGTATTCCTGAAAAAAGCGACTTCCAAACAACAGTACTTCCCTCAACTACGGATAAGTCTAAACCATTTGCTTCGAAAGATTTAACCATCGTGTACAGTGGAGGCGAAATCTGCACAACAATCGACTTGACAAAGACAGCCGCTTCTGCCGGATGAATTTCATTGTTTTCAGTTCGCTTAGTTACGGCAAGAGGCGATTTTACGAATGAAGATGTCAATAGGTAAATAAAAACACTAGCGGCTAAAACTGCAGTTGATTGAAGCATCCGGTGAGGCAAACGGACTGTGGGTAAAACAGAATCAAGCTGCTGAAGTGTTTTATTTTTCTGTAGTTGCTGAAGACTGGTTAGCCGGCCATCTTCAATGAGCAATAAATCCGCACTCGCATTAAGCTGGGGATATTGTTGACTGAGATAACTGGTAAAGAAATGATCGCTTAACCGGTGTAGTTGATACTTGTAGATTCCCAGGAAGACGAAAGTAGCCGTAGCTGCCAGGACCGAAGAAATGATTGCCAACACATTCTCGCCAACAATTGAAATCAGGGCGAAAGTAATCAATGCAACACCCACTGTGCAGAAAATGATCTCTGAAAGCCGAAGTAAGACATATCGTCCTTTCAGTTTTTTGAGCGCATATTTAGCTTCCTGGCTACTCATTGTTTTCGTTGATAGGCGATGATACGTTCTGCAAGTAATAGGGCAAGTAAACAAATGATAAGGAATCTGTCGGCAGGTGTCGATAGTACTGATGCTTCCTTGTAATTGGACTTTACACTGGACCAGACGAGCGAATCAGGTAGAGACCTCCTGTCATAATTTCGGGCAATTGCCTGGAGCTTTTCATCAGGAACAATCAGCTTCGATAATTGAAGAGTTAGCTCTTCGCTAAGAGAGGTTTCCTCATTCAGACGCTTCGTAAAAACCCATTCGTGTTTCTTTTTCTGAACTAAAAATTCATTCGATGCCTGAGGATTCAATAAAACCGTGTTTACTGAAATGTTTGACGGCATACTTTTCTGTGAGAGCCAAAAGCACCAATCATATTTTTTATTTGTAACGACAGATGGTGTTGACATATCAACAATCAGCTTTACCGGAAAAGACATGCCGATTGCTTTTAACGCAGCACCAACCATTTTCTGATCGTATGAAAATGCCTCATCATTTACCAACAGTACTTTCACAGTATCCGGAGTAGAGGCGTTGATGTTATGTGCGACTCTTTTATTCACAAAATAAGTTTCATCAGCACCAGTGAACCCCGTTCGCAGAATTACACTATCACCTCTGTCAACGGCACTAAGTTGGTATTCTTTTGTCTCGAACGGAACAGAGATCCACCGGATATTTTCAGGCAATTCCACCTGCGGGCCGTTGAAGCGCTGCATTCGATTTGAAGCAAACACAACTACTTCTGATAGTTTCTTCGCCTTCAGTGATTCAACAATTTCCCCATAACTGGTAAAGGTTGAATCATCACTTTGCAGGTCTGGAAAACTCCGTGCAAGCAAGTGAATCTCAAATCCACTATTTGATAAACTATCTGCAGCGACTTTCACGAGTGGAGTGTCTCGCAGATCTTTTTCGATCACCACCCATTTTTGGTTCCTGGAGCCGGTACACTGCAATCCACTGAGAAGCAGACTGAAGATAACGATCAACGCAGACCGCAACATAAGCAGCAAAATTTCATTGAGACGAATGCCTTTAAATTGCTGAGTGCTTGTTTCAACAACATGCCGGATACTTCCCAGGCGAATGATTTTTCCTTCCTTACGACTAAGCAAATGGATGATAACCGGAATAGATAATCCCGTCAGTGCCCAAAGGAATATCGGATTGGCCAAGGTCACCTCATTAGTCTTTTTCGGGCTGTAAGAAAGTCGCGCAATACGATTTCAACGGGCTCATTAATAAAAGTAAGCTGATAATTGATCTGCTTTTCGAGCATCCACGAGCGAGATGCCTGCAACCAACTTTTTACTTTTTGAGAATACTCTTTTTGTTGGAGGACCGTATTTGCTTTTGTCTTCACGCCACTCTCCAGGTCCTCGAAGGTAAATGACCCTTCGAAATCAAAATCAGTTTCGTGTTGGCCCATCAGGTGAAACACAATGACTTCGTTTCGTGGATTTTTGAGCTGCGAAATAAAGTGATGAAGATCATCGGCATCATCGTACATGTCTGTGATGAAAACGATCATCTCCTTGCCCGAATGATCCAGTAACTGGTTCGTTCCGGAATTATTCCAACGCCCTTCACTTTTAAGATGAACCAATTCATTCAAGAAGCGAATAAATTGTTGTTGCTCGAATCGTGGTTGTACAGCATTCACCTTTTGGTCGTTCACAGTGAAGAGACCAAAAGTGTCACTTTGCTTGCGGGCGAGATAAGCAAGTGCTGCCGTCATCACTTTTGCGTAATGAAGTTTGCTCAGGCCGTTTTCTGAATAGGCCATCGAGTGGCTGGCATCTACAATGAATTTAACAGTGATGTTGGTTTCAATTTCCGCTTGCTTGATATAGTAGCGCTCAGATCGCGCAAACATTTTCCAATCGAGTTGACGAAGGTCATCACCCGCTTGATAGTTTTTATACTGGCTGAATTCCTGACCTGAGCCTACAGACTGGCTCTTATTGCTCCCGCTCATGAATCCCTCAACAATGGTGCGCGCAATCAACTCAAGTCCATTGACAGTATTGAGGACTTCGGGTTTTAGCAGCTCTTTGATGCGCGCGTCCACGGCCTAAAGATTTTTTCGCAAATGAATGTTTTCCAGTAAGTGCTTCGTAGCATCAAGTGGTGTTACGCCTTCTGCCTCAGCTTTGAAATTCATCAATATCCGATGGCGCAGTACAGGATAAGCAATGTGCCTGATGTCTTCCTGCGTCACAGAAAAATTGCCATACAACAATGCCCGTGCTTTGGCTGTGAGGATCATCGCCTGACCGGCGCGTGGGCCTGCACCCCAGCGAACCCATTCGTTAATATATTTATTGTCACTTTCACCTGGTCGGGTGCTTCGCACAATTCGATTTACCAGATCGATGAGATCATCATTGATGTGCACTTCGCGCACGAGTTTCTGTGCTTCTAAAATCTGGTTTCCATCCAACACTTTCTTTATCGATCCTGATTTCTTGCCGGTAGTATTGGCAAGTATAGAATGTTCTTCCTGCAGCGTGGGATATCCGACTTTGATGTACAATAAGAAACGGTCGAGTTGTGCTTCTGGCAGAGGAAATGTTCCAGACTGCTCGATCGGATTTTGTGTTGCTAAAATAAAGAAGGGCCGCTCAAGCGGATAAGTATTGCCAGCGTAGGTAACCTCAAACTCCTGCATGGCTTCCAACAAAGCTGATTGTGTTTTGGGAGACGTGCGGTTGATTTCATCGGCCAAAATGATGTTCGCAAAAATGGGCCCTTTGTTGAATTTGAAAATGCGCTTGCCCGTGGTGTGGTCTTCTTCCAAAATCTCTGTACCGAGAATGTCAGATGGCATCAAATCGGGAGTGAACTGAATTCTCCGGAAGCGGAGGTTAATGGCTTCGGAAAGACTGCGGATCATCAATGTCTTTGCCAATCCGGGCACTCCTTCCAACAGTGCGTGGCCGCCGGCCAAAAAGGTGATAAGCAACTGATCGATGATCTCCTGT
Proteins encoded in this window:
- the moxR gene encoding ATPase AAA, with the protein product MEKLKAVEQSVQEIVTSLGDLKKEIGQVIVGQQEIIDQLLITFLAGGHALLEGVPGLAKTLMIRSLSEAINLRFRRIQFTPDLMPSDILGTEILEEDHTTGKRIFKFNKGPIFANIILADEINRTSPKTQSALLEAMQEFEVTYAGNTYPLERPFFILATQNPIEQSGTFPLPEAQLDRFLLYIKVGYPTLQEEHSILANTTGKKSGSIKKVLDGNQILEAQKLVREVHINDDLIDLVNRIVRSTRPGESDNKYINEWVRWGAGPRAGQAMILTAKARALLYGNFSVTQEDIRHIAYPVLRHRILMNFKAEAEGVTPLDATKHLLENIHLRKNL
- a CDS encoding membrane protein: MGILLFSLFRNNSQTETILFGVFALVIFLFLVADLGFFNRKAHRISTRSALYQSIFWVIVSSIFGYLVYYFDEGGFDSSIEFFSAYLTEYALSVDNIFVILLILKYFSVKEEYYHTILFWGILGAVVFRGIFIFVGAIAIAELEWLLYVFGVFLIYSGIKIYFEDSDEKIDPEKNIIVRLCRKYLPMTDDEMGGKFFGRINNMLVFTPLFLVVALIETTDLLFAMDSIPAAFAITQNEFLIYTSNIFAVMGLRAMFFLLAGIIDKFYLLQKGLSIILFFIGSKMLLEIIHYELSPTLSFTVIIVTLTFSIILSVVVPQKEEAKEAE